Proteins co-encoded in one Vibrio sp. SNU_ST1 genomic window:
- the ltaE gene encoding low-specificity L-threonine aldolase has protein sequence MDFRSDTVTKPSQAMREVMANAEVGDDVYGDDPTVNELEQWAANETGFEAAMFTSSGTQANLLGLMAHCERGDEYLCGQQAHNYKYEAGGAAVLGSIQPQPIENNPDGTLDFKKLAAAIKPDDSHFARTKLLSLENTINGKVLPMSYLAEAREFVNQHGLQMHLDGARVYNAAAALDVHIKEIAQHFDSMTICLSKGLGAPIGSLLLGSKAYIAKARRLRKMVGGGMRQAGILAAAGKMAITENVAQLKVDHENAKNLAIGLSKLEGFSVNPDFIQTNIVFAKLDQSVDINRIARELGEQGITMSPGNPVRFVTHRDISSEDIATFLTKLENAL, from the coding sequence ATGGACTTTCGTTCTGATACCGTAACTAAACCTTCGCAAGCTATGCGTGAAGTAATGGCAAATGCAGAAGTGGGCGATGATGTTTATGGCGATGACCCAACCGTAAACGAATTGGAACAGTGGGCAGCCAATGAAACCGGTTTTGAAGCGGCTATGTTCACTTCTTCCGGTACACAAGCCAACCTTCTTGGTTTAATGGCGCACTGTGAGCGTGGTGACGAATACCTTTGTGGCCAACAGGCGCACAACTACAAATACGAAGCTGGCGGCGCTGCAGTATTAGGCTCGATTCAACCTCAGCCAATCGAGAACAACCCTGACGGTACGTTAGATTTTAAAAAGCTTGCCGCGGCGATTAAGCCAGACGACAGCCACTTTGCTCGTACTAAGCTTCTTAGTTTAGAAAACACAATCAATGGTAAAGTGCTGCCAATGTCTTACCTAGCGGAGGCGCGTGAGTTCGTAAACCAACACGGCCTACAAATGCACCTAGATGGCGCGCGTGTCTATAATGCAGCAGCGGCGCTGGATGTACACATCAAAGAGATCGCACAACACTTCGATTCGATGACAATTTGTTTATCAAAAGGTTTGGGTGCTCCGATTGGCTCTCTACTTCTTGGTAGCAAAGCGTACATCGCTAAAGCTCGTCGACTGCGTAAAATGGTCGGTGGCGGTATGCGTCAGGCTGGTATTCTTGCTGCAGCAGGTAAAATGGCGATCACGGAGAACGTGGCTCAACTTAAAGTAGACCATGAAAACGCAAAAAACCTAGCGATTGGTTTAAGCAAGTTAGAAGGTTTCTCTGTTAACCCTGATTTCATTCAGACTAATATTGTGTTTGCGAAGTTAGACCAGTCGGTTGATATTAACCGCATCGCACGGGAGTTAGGAGAGCAAGGTATTACTATGTCACCAGGTAACCCTGTACGTTTCGTTACTCATAGAGATATCAGTTCAGAAGACATCGCGACTTTCCTAACTAAGTTGGAAAATGCGCTTTAA
- a CDS encoding NUDIX hydrolase — translation MSKIIHQWKSISLIEENVTLPTNVVVKHTTINHPGAAVILPITSSGKIILINQFRPSLKKWLLELPAGTMEIDETPLQCAQRELEEETGYSATYFQSLGQVTPLAGFCDEIQHLFIAKNLSLTTRFECDEDEVIEVIELSLEELHNKIRHDEITDTKTIACLSKAQLCGYL, via the coding sequence ATGAGTAAAATTATCCATCAATGGAAAAGTATTTCTCTTATAGAAGAGAACGTGACGCTCCCTACGAACGTCGTGGTAAAACATACAACAATAAACCACCCCGGCGCGGCTGTTATTCTTCCTATCACTTCGTCTGGAAAAATCATCCTCATTAACCAGTTTCGTCCTTCTCTTAAGAAATGGCTTTTGGAACTCCCCGCTGGCACGATGGAAATTGATGAGACACCTCTTCAATGTGCACAACGCGAACTGGAAGAAGAAACTGGTTACAGTGCAACTTATTTTCAGAGCTTAGGACAAGTTACCCCTTTAGCTGGCTTCTGTGATGAGATCCAACACTTGTTCATCGCAAAAAACTTAAGCCTTACTACCCGCTTTGAATGCGACGAAGATGAAGTCATAGAAGTGATAGAGCTGAGCTTAGAAGAGCTGCACAACAAAATACGACACGATGAAATCACCGATACAAAAACTATCGCTTGTTTAAGCAAAGCCCAACTATGTGGTTATCTATAG
- a CDS encoding ATPase RavA domain-containing protein: protein MNPSISSHADKALLSERINKLAHALSDGVYEREDTIKLCLLAALAGESVFLLGPPGIAKSLIAKRLIQAFDNSSYFEYLMTRFSTPEEVFGPLSIQELKDNGRYVRLTEGYLPTAQVVFLDEIWKAGPAILNTLLTVVNEKTFKNGADIERVPMRLLVSASNELPDEDSGLEALYDRMLVRVFVNRIQNKQNFKSMLTTGTPQEAVIPKGLAITDIEYHQWQKELDNLELTDNSFNKLFELKTMLEDTVKKQGSASESDLYVSDRRWKKAVKLLKASAFFSGRDSVNPLDIMLLQDCLWHSPESRDVVRSVVKDFALNRAFDQQESKSQIEMSREELEEIQDDVESTLSVSLSVESTSGLRRKDVYQHDIKNAKMYSVGSAYNLIKLVMLQSNMSVSESEKGDSRWVYVAKDDFDRVLKEGHGDIYGYVNENKNLCRLKLDLDASNQLVIKDIANRSVLVSVVTTDGLDQELYNKWLNGAEKVLEQLTEAEFKLKRVRTEFHDALPHNYIDPDLPKAMESSLQAVTQDLETTKVKSSKIAQRIKFMSQYFE, encoded by the coding sequence ATGAACCCTTCTATTTCCTCACATGCTGACAAGGCGCTACTCTCTGAAAGAATTAATAAATTAGCGCATGCTCTCTCTGATGGCGTTTATGAAAGAGAAGACACCATTAAGCTTTGTTTGCTGGCAGCTCTTGCCGGCGAAAGTGTGTTTCTATTGGGCCCTCCGGGTATCGCAAAAAGCCTTATCGCTAAACGCCTCATCCAGGCTTTTGACAATAGTAGCTACTTCGAATATTTGATGACACGTTTCTCTACTCCTGAGGAAGTGTTCGGCCCACTAAGCATTCAAGAATTAAAAGACAACGGTCGTTACGTAAGGCTGACCGAAGGCTACCTACCAACCGCACAAGTCGTATTTCTTGATGAGATCTGGAAAGCCGGCCCAGCTATTCTCAATACGTTACTGACAGTGGTTAACGAAAAGACATTTAAAAATGGCGCAGACATTGAGCGTGTGCCGATGCGCTTGTTGGTTTCAGCGTCTAATGAACTTCCAGACGAAGACAGCGGACTAGAAGCACTTTATGACCGAATGTTAGTTCGCGTGTTCGTCAACCGTATTCAAAACAAACAAAACTTCAAATCGATGCTAACGACAGGCACTCCTCAAGAAGCCGTTATTCCAAAAGGGTTAGCGATTACAGACATTGAATATCATCAATGGCAGAAAGAACTCGATAATCTGGAGCTGACGGATAATTCGTTTAACAAGTTATTTGAGCTAAAAACCATGCTTGAAGACACGGTTAAGAAGCAAGGCTCAGCATCAGAGTCGGATTTGTATGTTTCGGACAGACGCTGGAAGAAAGCGGTCAAACTATTGAAAGCGAGCGCATTCTTCAGTGGCCGTGATAGCGTTAACCCGCTCGATATTATGCTTCTTCAAGATTGTTTGTGGCATAGCCCTGAATCTCGCGATGTGGTTCGTAGCGTTGTAAAAGATTTTGCGTTGAACCGAGCGTTTGATCAGCAAGAATCGAAATCTCAAATCGAAATGTCTCGTGAAGAGCTAGAAGAGATTCAAGATGATGTTGAATCGACTCTGTCGGTGTCGCTCTCTGTGGAGTCAACCAGTGGCTTACGACGTAAAGACGTTTACCAACATGATATCAAGAACGCGAAAATGTACAGCGTCGGTAGCGCATACAATCTTATTAAATTGGTTATGCTGCAAAGCAACATGTCGGTGTCTGAATCTGAGAAAGGCGATAGTCGTTGGGTGTATGTAGCTAAAGATGATTTTGACCGTGTTTTAAAAGAAGGTCATGGCGACATTTACGGTTACGTAAACGAAAACAAAAATCTATGCCGCTTAAAGCTCGACTTGGATGCATCGAATCAATTAGTGATCAAAGACATTGCTAATCGTTCCGTATTGGTGAGTGTGGTTACTACTGACGGTTTAGATCAAGAACTGTATAACAAGTGGTTGAATGGCGCTGAGAAAGTCCTAGAACAGTTAACTGAAGCTGAATTCAAGTTAAAAAGAGTACGCACAGAATTCCATGATGCATTACCGCATAACTATATTGACCCTGATTTACCGAAAGCGATGGAATCAAGCTTACAGGCGGTAACACAAGATCTTGAAACGACAAAAGTGAAGAGTAGCAAGATCGCACAACGAATTAAGTTTATGAGTCAGTACTTTGAGTAA
- the viaA gene encoding ATPase RavA stimulator ViaA, translated as MLGADGLNLALMVADSGIIDTAMNDLIARSQVMMAAENKGVKTSVKNHLVKWRGKVKKRVTKVCETDRFQEEIALYQEVIYWDESQFFDEIDSVIKKLEWHSAFYLQARRLMENNKGVYNAMFPHYFCDQWYQSLSDAIKQAQVTELETSKEKVLADLYQRMETMKNMDKVTESGDEGSVGRLWDMASAKLSKTDLTIMKRHAEFLNKHKGLQEIAEKLGRMAGEEDDPSLHKAPVEELQMVEEKSDEAVDDIVGIHESDDLNKMLPNETMFLAYPELEVIFYKHLADKRLLSYRSQGKSRTLRKVKAQKPDRKNIDIEKGPFIVCVDASGSMSGFPEQSAKAMAYALMQIALAEERDCYVILFSSEQITYELTRQDGLREASDFLSYSFHGGTDLEPVLMKSIDLMTGDKYKNADLIVLSDFIAPKQSDEMIAQVEKLKEHKNRFHAVSLSKYGNPQLMTMFDHCWAYHPSLVGRFMKKW; from the coding sequence ATGTTAGGAGCTGACGGCTTAAACCTCGCTTTGATGGTGGCTGACTCAGGTATCATTGATACCGCGATGAATGATCTTATCGCTCGTTCTCAAGTGATGATGGCTGCTGAGAATAAAGGTGTGAAAACATCAGTCAAAAACCACTTAGTTAAATGGCGCGGTAAAGTGAAAAAACGCGTCACTAAAGTGTGTGAAACCGACCGTTTCCAAGAGGAAATCGCACTTTACCAAGAAGTGATTTACTGGGATGAATCACAGTTCTTTGACGAGATTGATAGCGTTATCAAGAAGCTGGAGTGGCACTCAGCATTTTATCTACAAGCAAGACGTTTGATGGAAAACAATAAAGGTGTTTATAACGCGATGTTTCCACATTACTTTTGTGATCAATGGTACCAATCGCTGTCAGATGCCATCAAACAAGCTCAAGTAACCGAGCTTGAAACAAGCAAAGAAAAAGTCTTAGCCGACCTTTATCAACGCATGGAAACCATGAAAAACATGGATAAAGTGACGGAGTCGGGCGATGAAGGCAGTGTAGGGCGCTTGTGGGACATGGCATCTGCCAAGTTAAGCAAAACAGACCTTACCATCATGAAGCGTCATGCTGAGTTCTTGAACAAGCACAAGGGCTTGCAAGAGATCGCAGAAAAACTAGGCCGTATGGCTGGTGAGGAAGATGATCCTTCACTACACAAAGCCCCTGTAGAAGAATTGCAGATGGTTGAAGAGAAAAGCGATGAAGCGGTTGATGATATTGTTGGGATCCACGAAAGTGATGATCTCAACAAGATGCTGCCAAACGAAACCATGTTCCTCGCTTACCCCGAACTTGAGGTTATCTTTTATAAGCACTTGGCCGACAAGCGTTTACTGAGCTATCGCTCGCAAGGTAAATCACGGACATTACGTAAAGTGAAAGCGCAAAAGCCGGATAGGAAGAATATCGATATTGAAAAGGGCCCGTTCATCGTCTGTGTCGACGCTTCTGGTTCTATGAGCGGTTTCCCTGAGCAGTCTGCCAAAGCAATGGCTTATGCCTTGATGCAGATAGCTCTAGCCGAAGAGAGAGACTGTTACGTGATTCTGTTCTCTTCTGAGCAGATCACCTATGAATTAACAAGGCAAGATGGCCTACGTGAAGCGAGTGACTTTTTAAGCTACTCATTCCATGGCGGTACAGATTTAGAACCTGTTCTGATGAAGTCGATTGATTTGATGACGGGTGACAAATACAAGAACGCAGATTTGATCGTGCTTTCTGACTTTATTGCTCCTAAGCAATCTGATGAAATGATTGCTCAGGTCGAAAAATTGAAAGAGCACAAAAACCGTTTTCATGCGGTTAGTCTTTCGAAGTATGGCAACCCACAACTTATGACGATGTTTGACCATTGTTGGGCTTACCATCCAAGCCTAGTCGGTCGTTTTATGAAGAAGTGGTAA
- a CDS encoding lipase: MKSLKRYQYERYAVLCNLAYPRVFKHTRYGFDPNGQRIIKNQFGKTMIRVLWGSDKDEVVVVIKGSHSISDWLLTFALWTKSCKRIGLNYRVHAGFYHLMFQESQPSRNEDKLGLNVIERLEATLIPLLEQGKRISITGHSSGGAIGCVFADYLAQKYPGCVKRIVTFGQPAIGDWNFRKHYRLSKKTYRICCDIDIVTFMPPVPLLYWHVGKVLWLYNGRIYENTPTLIRLGRSIFSWLIRPFSYHLMSKYIRNKDFFDKH, translated from the coding sequence GTGAAGTCACTAAAACGATACCAATATGAACGCTACGCAGTTCTTTGTAACCTCGCCTACCCGAGAGTTTTTAAACATACTCGTTACGGTTTTGATCCTAATGGACAGCGCATCATAAAGAACCAGTTTGGCAAAACCATGATTCGAGTTTTATGGGGTAGTGACAAAGATGAAGTGGTTGTGGTTATCAAAGGATCGCATAGTATCTCAGATTGGTTACTTACCTTTGCTTTATGGACAAAAAGCTGTAAAAGAATTGGGCTCAACTACCGGGTACATGCGGGTTTCTATCATTTGATGTTTCAAGAAAGCCAACCGAGCCGCAATGAAGATAAGCTAGGGTTAAACGTTATCGAGCGCTTAGAAGCTACGCTCATACCTTTGTTAGAGCAAGGAAAAAGGATATCTATAACCGGCCACTCTTCTGGTGGTGCAATTGGCTGCGTGTTCGCTGATTACCTAGCTCAAAAGTATCCAGGCTGTGTTAAGCGAATAGTGACCTTTGGCCAACCTGCGATTGGGGACTGGAATTTTCGAAAGCACTATCGTTTGAGTAAGAAAACCTACCGTATATGTTGTGACATCGACATCGTTACCTTCATGCCACCCGTACCTTTATTGTATTGGCATGTAGGTAAAGTGCTTTGGCTTTATAACGGACGAATCTACGAAAACACCCCGACGTTAATACGCCTCGGGCGGTCAATATTCAGTTGGTTGATCCGGCCTTTCTCTTACCACTTAATGAGCAAATATATTCGCAATAAGGATTTCTTTGATAAACATTGA